A portion of the Candidatus Krumholzibacteriota bacterium genome contains these proteins:
- a CDS encoding TrkA C-terminal domain-containing protein has product MSVFALLLVLILSALIIKVGSIALRMTGLDKETAAFQALSAYTGTGFTTSEAENIVNHRERRKIVKMLMILGNIGIVSGLAMLYISFRGDSFSNALAKLGLLGLVLIVVLAFPVAKGLDNVVDRFITRRLSKMTHFSMGAFSEIIKLASGYGIAELLITDSHLLAGKKLMETDLSQSNILILAIKRGFHMIPTPKADQQIRAGDKLLCFGYLKGMSDLVRKDGDPE; this is encoded by the coding sequence GTGAGTGTATTCGCCCTGCTGCTGGTATTGATCTTATCCGCCCTGATAATCAAGGTTGGTTCAATAGCGCTACGGATGACGGGACTTGACAAGGAGACAGCCGCTTTTCAGGCGCTTTCTGCTTATACCGGAACGGGATTTACGACCTCTGAAGCTGAAAATATCGTAAATCACCGCGAGCGACGAAAGATCGTAAAGATGCTCATGATCCTTGGAAATATCGGGATCGTCTCGGGGTTGGCGATGTTATACATCTCTTTCAGGGGGGACAGTTTTTCAAATGCCCTGGCCAAACTGGGGCTTCTCGGTCTCGTCCTGATAGTCGTCCTCGCTTTTCCAGTGGCGAAAGGTCTGGACAATGTGGTCGACAGGTTTATCACGAGAAGACTGTCAAAAATGACTCACTTTTCGATGGGAGCATTCTCGGAAATAATCAAGCTTGCAAGTGGATATGGAATAGCCGAGCTGCTGATAACCGATTCTCATCTTCTTGCCGGCAAGAAACTGATGGAGACAGATCTGAGCCAGAGCAACATACTAATCCTTGCCATAAAGAGAGGGTTTCATATGATTCCCACTCCGAAGGCTGACCAGCAGATCAGGGCGGGTGACAAGTTGCTCTGCTTCGGATACCTCAAGGGGATGTCCGATCTTGTCCGCAAGGATGGAGACCCGGAGTAG
- a CDS encoding inositol-3-phosphate synthase, whose protein sequence is MEVKKKPVKPVGRLGILTPGMGAVSTTFMAGVEAIRQGQAKPIGSLTQMGTIRLGKRTENRTPMIKDFIPLAELGDIVFGGWDIFEDNAYQAAVKAGVLNVDTIDAIRPFLESIKPMKAVFDQNYVKKLSGTWVKKGKNWFDLADQLKTDIEEFKKKNKCERVVIVWCASTEIFIKPSDVHMSLSAFEKGMKENDPRIAPSMVYAYAALSMGIPFANGAPNLTIDIPALMELADKNSVPVCGKDFKTGQTLMKTILAPGFKARMIGLNGWFSTNILGNRDGEVLDDPESFKTKEESKLSVLEHILQPKLYPDLYDRFYHKVRINYYPPRGDNKEGWDNIDIFGWLGYPMQIKVDFLCRDSILAAPIVLDLALFLDLANRIGFKGIQEWLSFYFKSPQHAPGLYPEHDLFIQLMKLKNTLRYIQGEDMITHLGQEYYD, encoded by the coding sequence ATGGAGGTCAAGAAAAAACCAGTAAAACCAGTTGGGAGACTCGGCATCCTTACGCCTGGAATGGGCGCGGTATCGACGACATTCATGGCAGGGGTCGAGGCGATCAGGCAGGGTCAGGCCAAACCGATCGGCTCGCTGACTCAGATGGGTACGATAAGGCTTGGCAAAAGGACGGAGAACAGGACCCCGATGATTAAAGATTTTATCCCGTTGGCCGAACTCGGCGATATCGTATTCGGGGGATGGGATATTTTCGAGGACAACGCCTATCAGGCGGCGGTTAAAGCGGGAGTCCTGAACGTCGACACGATCGATGCCATAAGACCTTTCCTGGAAAGTATCAAACCGATGAAAGCGGTCTTCGATCAGAATTACGTAAAAAAACTCTCCGGGACATGGGTCAAAAAAGGTAAAAACTGGTTCGATCTTGCCGACCAGCTGAAAACAGACATAGAAGAGTTCAAGAAAAAAAATAAATGTGAGAGAGTCGTCATCGTATGGTGCGCCAGCACTGAGATCTTTATCAAACCTTCCGACGTCCATATGAGCCTGAGCGCGTTCGAGAAAGGGATGAAGGAAAACGATCCACGGATCGCTCCGAGCATGGTTTACGCCTATGCCGCTCTTTCAATGGGGATCCCGTTTGCCAACGGCGCCCCCAACCTTACGATAGATATTCCGGCACTGATGGAACTCGCGGACAAGAACAGCGTGCCTGTCTGCGGAAAGGATTTCAAGACAGGCCAGACGCTGATGAAGACTATCCTGGCACCGGGATTCAAGGCAAGGATGATAGGCCTGAACGGCTGGTTCTCGACCAATATACTCGGCAACAGGGATGGAGAAGTACTCGACGATCCGGAATCATTCAAGACGAAGGAAGAGAGCAAACTGTCAGTCCTGGAACACATACTTCAACCGAAACTCTACCCCGATCTGTACGACCGGTTCTATCATAAGGTCAGGATAAACTACTATCCTCCAAGAGGAGACAACAAGGAAGGATGGGATAATATAGATATTTTCGGATGGCTTGGTTATCCGATGCAGATCAAAGTCGATTTTCTCTGCCGCGACAGTATTCTCGCGGCCCCGATCGTACTCGATCTCGCACTTTTTCTCGATCTGGCCAACCGGATCGGGTTCAAAGGGATCCAGGAGTGGCTATCCTTCTATTTCAAGTCTCCGCAGCATGCTCCCGGACTCTATCCAGAGCATGACCTGTTCATACAGCTGATGAAATTGAAAAATACGCTGAGGTATATACAGGGAGAGGATATGATCACGCATCTCGGACAGGAATACTACGACTGA
- a CDS encoding LysR family transcriptional regulator, giving the protein MKYYLSLAEKGSFTEAARDHFVTQPAVSIQLKKLQEELGTRLYEVEGREVRFTESGRVALGYAKRFTDLEKEFFLEMNDLEGLKRGKLKIGTIDAASIYVLPGVFSKFREIYPGIEVDLEISSTLPLLEGLDGGRLDLVVGTLPVSKKGGFEVFPVFREKLIFIASPDHPLAMEKEISPARIGEYSFISFHQKSVTRKMIEEVFRKKKTDLNIKMAIDSQEAIRNLVIAGLGISILPEWTVSGQISSGALKELKVRGLDLRREIGLILSSRRYIPSTARAFLGVLKDEMGVDLPSRFILQKGDPK; this is encoded by the coding sequence TTGAAATACTATCTGTCTCTTGCCGAAAAAGGAAGCTTTACAGAAGCGGCCAGGGATCATTTTGTCACCCAGCCGGCAGTCAGTATCCAGTTGAAAAAACTACAGGAAGAACTCGGGACGCGACTGTATGAAGTCGAGGGGCGGGAAGTGAGGTTTACTGAATCCGGACGTGTCGCCCTTGGATACGCGAAAAGGTTTACCGATCTGGAAAAAGAATTCTTCCTGGAGATGAACGATCTGGAGGGTTTGAAAAGAGGAAAGTTAAAGATAGGTACGATAGACGCGGCCAGCATATATGTCCTGCCGGGGGTGTTCTCGAAGTTCAGGGAGATTTACCCCGGAATAGAGGTAGACCTGGAGATATCATCGACACTCCCTCTTCTCGAGGGCCTCGACGGCGGCAGGCTCGATCTGGTCGTAGGTACTCTTCCCGTCAGTAAAAAAGGGGGGTTCGAAGTCTTTCCCGTATTCAGAGAGAAACTGATTTTTATAGCTTCGCCTGATCATCCCCTCGCCATGGAAAAAGAAATCAGTCCCGCCCGTATAGGGGAATATTCATTTATCTCATTTCATCAGAAGTCGGTCACGAGGAAGATGATCGAAGAGGTCTTCAGGAAGAAAAAGACAGACCTGAATATCAAAATGGCTATCGACAGCCAGGAGGCGATACGTAACCTTGTAATAGCGGGGCTGGGGATCAGTATCCTTCCTGAATGGACAGTCAGTGGCCAGATCAGTTCCGGAGCGTTGAAGGAACTGAAAGTCCGCGGGTTGGATCTGAGAAGGGAAATAGGCCTGATCCTTTCGTCAAGACGGTATATACCATCTACGGCAAGGGCTTTTCTTGGCGTTTTAAAAGATGAGATGGGAGTCGATCTTCCATCGCGGTTCATACTCCAGAAGGGAGATCCCAAATGA
- a CDS encoding inositol monophosphatase: protein MRKRIEVAREAILSAGALIKETFGRELSGEVKEKDRNDFVTATDMASEKLIKETIRSAFPDSGFLAEESVSIRSEREIWIIDPLDGTTNYIHGYPSIGVSIALLVENRITIGLVYDPLREELFEAVRGEGAYCNSVPIRVSRPGALTDSLLGTGFPFKASGHLDDYLVLFRDLFLRCRGIRRSGAAVLDLSHVAAGRLDGFFELHLKPWDMAAGALLVSEAGGDVSDFFGEPFCLSRGNIIASSPLIFGYLVEAASRVFDSDAIADLSNDLLSSGIKKGPQW, encoded by the coding sequence ATGAGAAAGAGGATAGAAGTGGCAAGGGAAGCGATACTTTCGGCAGGCGCCCTTATCAAGGAGACCTTCGGGAGGGAACTTTCCGGAGAAGTTAAGGAAAAAGACAGGAATGATTTTGTCACGGCTACCGATATGGCCAGTGAGAAGTTGATCAAGGAGACTATCAGATCGGCTTTTCCCGATTCAGGATTCTTAGCCGAAGAAAGTGTTTCTATTCGATCGGAGAGGGAAATATGGATAATAGACCCTCTCGACGGGACTACCAACTATATCCATGGATATCCATCGATAGGAGTATCGATAGCTCTCCTGGTAGAGAACAGGATCACGATCGGACTGGTCTATGACCCGTTGCGTGAAGAACTGTTCGAAGCGGTGAGGGGGGAAGGGGCGTACTGCAACAGCGTGCCGATCAGAGTATCGAGGCCTGGCGCTCTGACCGATTCGTTGCTTGGCACGGGATTTCCTTTCAAGGCTTCAGGGCATCTTGATGATTATCTCGTCCTTTTCAGGGATCTTTTTCTCAGGTGCAGGGGGATAAGGCGGTCCGGGGCAGCTGTTCTCGATCTCAGCCATGTCGCCGCCGGAAGGCTCGATGGTTTCTTCGAACTTCACCTCAAACCGTGGGATATGGCCGCCGGAGCCTTGCTGGTCTCCGAGGCAGGGGGGGATGTCAGTGATTTTTTCGGAGAACCTTTCTGTCTCTCAAGAGGAAATATCATAGCCTCATCGCCGCTCATATTCGGATATCTTGTTGAAGCGGCCTCAAGAGTATTTGACAGTGATGCTATCGCGGACCTATCAAACGATCTGTTGAGCAGTGGAATAAAGAAAGGGCCGCAGTGGTGA